A window of Castor canadensis chromosome 10, mCasCan1.hap1v2, whole genome shotgun sequence contains these coding sequences:
- the LOC109680250 gene encoding ubiquitin carboxyl-terminal hydrolase 17-like protein 6, protein MGEVFTYLREEDLVAVFSPKLCLVVLGKNHSSQYITANTFRDGMSLFQIICVLRNTEIETQGVPSWEDADVNKHESVLATDKAPKEKFCVTRKQPYVVGAGLQNLGNTCYMNATLQCLTYTAPLANYMLSQEHSQTCCPLNTCMICILQAHMIRALQHSGKVIQPLRALVTGFHKYKQEDAHEFLMFVLGAMQNSCLPGHKDLDPQAENTSLVCQLFGGYWRSQIKCLRCHGISDTFDPYLDISLDIKAAQSVQEALKCLVKPENLDGEEAYDCATCLSRVPATKTLTLKTVPKVLILVLKRFCDFTGVKIGRVVQYPECIDMQPYMSHQNTEPLVYVLYAVLVHAGLSCHSGHYLCYIKAGNGHWYEMDDAKVTPCGITSVLNRQAYVLFYVQKSELNGHSIGFSHCEEQSLLEVADQDMGAQQRELHRPSNMQVGEPCGHKEDSATKEITLDQWKILQQQNRPKSEFNIRKIEGTLPSNGIMIHPSKYRVGMRKNHTEKEIYLPAQCSKDTGHLPCVGVCPRANKRKNKQRKKSLLVFS, encoded by the exons ATGGGTGAGGTGTTCACATATCTGCGTGAAGAGGACCTGGTGGCAGTATTCAGTCCTAAACTGTGTTTGGTGGTGCTTGGAAAAAATCATTCCTCACAATACATAACAGCGAACACGTTCCGAGATGGCATGTCACTGTTCCAAATCATTTGTGTCCTAAGAAACACGGAGATTGAAA CCCAGGGGGTGccctcttgggaagatgcagatgttaataagcatgagagtgtgttggcaacagacaaagctcccaaggagaaattctgtgtgactaggaagcaaccttatgtggttggtgctgggctgcagaacctggggaacacctgctacatgaatgccacactgcagtgtctgacatacacagcccctcttgccaactatatgctgtcccaggagcactcccagacctgttgtccactgaacacctgcatgatttgtattttgcaagctcacatgataagagctctccagcactctgggaaggtgatccagcctttgagggccctggtgactggtttccataaatataagcaggaagatgcccatgagtttctgatgttcgttttgggtgcaatgcagaattcatgcctgcctgggcacaaggatttggatcctcaggctgagaacaccagcctagtctgtcagctctttggaggatactggaggtctcaaatcaagtgcctccggtgccatggcatttctgatacctttgacccctatctggatataagtctggatatcaaggcagctcagagtgtccaggaagcattaaaatgtttagtaaagcctgaaaatctggatggggaagaggcctatgattgtgctacttgtttaagtagagtgcctgctaccaagacactgactttgaaaacggtccccaaggttcttatccttgtgttgaaaaggttctgtgattTCACGGGTGTTAAAATCGGCAGGGTCGTGCAATACCCAGAGTGTATTGATATGCAACCGTATATGTCTCACCAGAACACAGAACCACTTGTGTATGTCCTGTATGCTGTACTGGTCCATGCTGGGTTGAGCTGCCACAGCGGGCACTACTTGTGTTACATAAAAGCTGGCAACGGACACTGGTATGAAATGGATGATGCCAAGGTAACTCCCTGTGGCATTACATCTGTGCTGAATAGGCAAGCTTATGTCCTCTTTTATGTTCAGAAGAGTGAGCTCAATGGACACAGTATTGGTTTCTCTCATTGTGAGGAACAAAGTCTCCTGGAGGTGGCAGACCAGGACATGGGAGCGCAACAAAGAGAGCTTCACAGACCGTCCAACATGCAAGTTGGAGAACCCTGCGGGCACAAGGAagattcagcaacaaaagaaatcaccttagaccagtggaaaatcctccaacaacaaaaccggccaaagtctgaattcaacatccggaaaatagaaggcaccctgccttccaatgGAATCATGATTCACCCATCAAAGTACAGGGTGGGCATGagaaaaaatcacactgaaaaggaaatttacctgcctgcccagtgttccaaggacactggccaccttccttgtgtgggAGTGTGCCCCAGAGctaacaagaggaagaacaagcagcGCAAGAAGTCTCTCCTTGTATTCTCATGA
- the LOC141411380 gene encoding ubiquitin carboxyl-terminal hydrolase 17-like protein 6, protein MGEVFTYLREEDLVAVFSPKLCLVVVGKNHSSQYITANTFRDGMSLFQIICVLRNTEIETQGVPSWEDADVNKHESVLATEKAPKEKFCVTWKQPYVVGAGLQNLGNTCYMNATLQCLTYTAPLANYMLSQEHSQTCCPLNTCMICILQAHMIRALQHSGKVIQPLRALVTGFHKYKQEDAHEFLMFVLGAMQNSCLPGHKDLDPQAENTSLVCQLFGGYWRSQIKCLRCHGISDTFDPYLDISLDIKAAQSVQEALKCLVKPENLDGEEAYDCATCLSRVPATKTLTLKTVPKVLILVLKRFCDFTGVKIGRVVQYPECIDMQPYMSHQNTEPLVYVLYAVLVHAGLSCHSGHYLCYIKAGNGHWYEMDDAKVTPCGITSVLNRQAYVLFYVQKSELNGHSIGFSHCEEQSLLEVADQDMGAQQRELHRPSNMQVGEPCGHKEDSATKEITLDQWKILQQQNRPKSEFNIRKIEGTLPSNGIMIHPSKYRVGMRKNHTEKEIYLPAQCSKDTGHLPCVGMKKKGKPDHQRQEFACG, encoded by the exons ATGGGTGAGGTGTTCACATATCTGCGTGAAGAGGACCTGGTGGCAGTATTCAGTCCTAAACTGTGTTTGGTGGTGGTTGGAAAAAATCATTCCTCACAATACATAACAGCGAACACGTTTCGAGATGGCATGTCACTGTTCCAAATCATTTGTGTCCTAAGAAACACGGAGATTGAAA CCCAGGGGGTGCCCTCTTGGGAGGATGCAGATGTTAATAAGCATGAGAGTGTGTTGGCAACAGAAAAAGCTCCCAAGGAGAAATTCTGTGTGACTTGGAAGCAACCTTATGTGGTTGGTGCTGGGCTGCAGAACCTGGGGAACACCTGCTACATGAATGCCACACTGCAGTGTCTGACATACACAGCCCCTCTTGCCAACTATATGCTGTCCCAGGAGCACTCCCAGACCTGTTGTCCACTGAACACCTGCATGATTTGTATTTTGCAAGCTCACATGATAAGAGCTCTCCAGCACTCTGGGAAGGTGATCCAGCCTTTGAGGGCCCTGGTGACTGGTTTCCATAAATATAAGCAGGAAGATGCCCATGAGTTTCTGATGTTCGTTTTGGGTGCAATGCAGAATTCATGCCTGCCTGGGCACAAGGATTTGGATCCTCAGGCTGAGAACACCAGCCTAGTCTGTCAGCTCTTTGGAGGATACTGGAGGTCTCAAATCAAGTGCCTCCGGTGCCATGGCATTTCTGATACCTTTGACCCCTATCTGGATATAAGTCTGGATATCAAGGCAGCTCAGAGTGTCcaggaagcattaaaatgtttagtaaagcctgaaaatctggatggggaagaggcctatgattgtgctacttgtttaagtagagtgcctgctaccaagacactgactttgaaaacggtccccaaggttcttatccttgtgttgaaaaggttctgtgattTCACGGGTGTTAAAATCGGCAGGGTCGTGCAATACCCAGAGTGTATTGATATGCAACCGTATATGTCTCACCAGAACACAGAACCACTTGTGTATGTCCTGTATGCTGTACTGGTCCATGCTGGGTTGAGCTGCCACAGCGGGCACTACTTGTGTTACATAAAAGCTGGCAACGGACACTGGTATGAAATGGATGATGCCAAGGTAACTCCCTGTGGCATTACATCTGTGCTGAATAGGCAAGCTTATGTCCTCTTTTATGTTCAGAAGAGTGAGCTCAATGGACACAGTATTGGTTTCTCTCATTGTGAGGAACAAAGTCTCCTGGAGGTGGCAGACCAGGACATGGGAGCGCAACAAAGAGAGCTTCACAGACCGTCCAACATGCAAGTTGGAGAACCCTGCGGGCACAAGGAagattcagcaacaaaagaaatcaccttagaccagtggaaaatcctccaacaacaaaaccggccaaagtctgaattcaacatccggaaaatagaaggcaccctgccttccaatgGAATCATGATTCACCCATCAAAGTACAGGGTGGGCATGagaaaaaatcacactgaaaaggaaatttacctgcctgcccagtgttccaaggacactggccaccttccttgtgtgg gaatgaagaaaaagggcaaaCCTGACCATCAAAGACAAGAGTTTGCATGTGGATGA
- the LOC109680249 gene encoding ubiquitin carboxyl-terminal hydrolase 17-like protein 6, with protein MGEVFTYLREEDLVAVFSPKLCLVVLGKNHSSQYVTANTFRDGMSLFQIICVLRNTEIETQGVPSWEDADVNKHESVLATDKAPKEKFCVTRKQPYVVGAGLQNLGNTCYMNATLQCLTYTAPLANYMLSQEHSQTCCPLNTCMICILQAHMIRALQHSGKVIQPLRALVTGFHKYKQEDAHEFLMFVLGAMQNSCLPGHKDLDPQAENTSLVCQLFGGYWRSQIKCLRCHGISDTFDPYLDISLDIKAAQSVQEALKCLVKPENLDGEEAYDCATCLSRVPATKTLTLKTVPKVLILVLKRFCDFTGVKIGRVVQYPECIDMQPYMSHQNTEPLVYVLYAVLVHAGLSCHSGHYLCYIKAGNGHWYEMDDAKVTPCGITSVLNRQAYVLFYVQKSELNGHSIGFSHCEEQSLLEVADQDMGAQQRELHRPSNMQVGEPCGHKEDSATKEITLDQWKILQQQNRPKSEFNIRKIEGTLPSNGIMIHPSKYRVGMRKNHTEKEIYLPAQCSKDTGHLPCVGVCPRANKRKNKQRKKSLLVFS; from the exons ATGGGTGAGGTGTTCACATATCTGCGTGAAGAGGACCTGGTGGCAGTATTCAGTCCTAAACTGTGTTTGGTGGTGCTTGGAAAAAATCATTCCTCACAATACGTAACAGCGAACACGTTCCGAGATGGCATGTCACTGTTCCAAATCATTTGTGTCCTAAGAAACACGGAGATTGAAA CCCAGGGGGTGccctcttgggaagatgcagatgttaataagcatgagagtgtgttggcaacagacaaagctcccaaggagaaattctgtgtgactaggaagcaaccttatgtggttggtgctgggctgcagaacctggggaacacctgctacatgaatgccacactgcagtgtctgacatacacagcccctcttgccaactatatgctgtcccaggagcactcccagacctgttgtccactgaacacctgcatgatttgtattttgcaagctcacatgataagagctctccagcactctgggaaggtgatccagcctttgagggccctggtgactggtttccataaatataagcaggaagatgcccatgagtttctgatgttcgttttgggtgcaatgcagaattcatgcctgcctgggcacaaggatttggatcctcaggctgagaacaccagcctagtctgtcagctctttggaggatactggaggtctcaaatcaagtgcctccggtgccatggcatttctgatacctttgacccctatctggatataagtctggatatcaaggcagctcagagtgtccaggaagcattaaaatgtttagtaaagcctgaaaatctggatggggaagaggcctatgattgtgctacttgtttaagtagagtgcctgctaccaagacactgactttgaaaacggtccccaaggttcttatccttgtgttgaaaaggttctgtgattTCACGGGTGTTAAAATCGGCAGGGTCGTGCAATACCCAGAGTGTATTGATATGCAACCGTATATGTCTCACCAGAACACAGAACCACTTGTGTATGTCCTGTATGCTGTACTGGTCCATGCTGGGTTGAGCTGCCACAGCGGGCACTACTTGTGTTACATAAAAGCTGGCAACGGACACTGGTATGAAATGGATGATGCCAAGGTAACTCCCTGTGGCATTACATCTGTGCTGAATAGGCAAGCTTATGTCCTCTTTTATGTTCAGAAGAGTGAGCTCAATGGACACAGTATTGGTTTCTCTCATTGTGAGGAACAAAGTCTCCTGGAGGTGGCAGACCAGGACATGGGAGCGCAACAAAGAGAGCTTCACAGACCGTCCAACATGCAAGTTGGAGAACCCTGCGGGCACAAGGAagattcagcaacaaaagaaatcaccttagaccagtggaaaatcctccaacaacaaaaccggccaaagtctgaattcaacatccggaaaatagaaggcaccctgccttccaatgGAATCATGATTCACCCATCAAAGTACAGGGTGGGCATGagaaaaaatcacactgaaaaggaaatttacctgcctgcccagtgttccaaggacactggccaccttccttgtgtgggAGTGTGCCCCAGAGctaacaagaggaagaacaagcagcGCAAGAAGTCTCTCCTTGTATTCTCATGA